From the Halalkalicoccus sp. CGA53 genome, one window contains:
- a CDS encoding glycosyltransferase family 4 protein, producing the protein MRILRVAQTIYPDVKGGGAYHAHALSRDQAEMGHDVTVLTIEADRSRPHVERRSGYTVVRYPATLDALGNDISLGLAQHLSAADDFDVVHAHSHLYFSTNLAALARRCGETPLAITNHGLYSQNAPEWVFDRYLRTVGRWTFDQADVVFCYTDVERARLESLGVETEISVVPNGIDTTKFAPEGPTSERIDTDREAILFVGRVVEGKRPRVAIDALSQLNGSERPDLYICGDGPMLKELREYAERRGLADRVVFLGQVAYDEMPALYRSGDLLVLPSRAEGVPRTVLEAMASEIPVVCSSLDQVEGVLGGAGKTAPVDDVDGFTRAIESYVGDPETRANAGLVGRERVKENHEWRETVERTTDELARIADGRGRRPVTAGRYR; encoded by the coding sequence GTGCGGATACTCCGCGTCGCACAGACGATCTACCCGGACGTGAAAGGCGGCGGCGCGTACCACGCACACGCGCTGAGCCGAGACCAGGCAGAAATGGGCCACGACGTCACGGTGCTGACGATCGAGGCGGATCGATCGAGACCGCACGTCGAGCGCCGCTCGGGCTACACGGTCGTCCGGTACCCGGCGACGCTCGACGCGCTCGGCAACGACATCTCGCTGGGCCTCGCCCAGCACCTCTCGGCCGCCGACGACTTCGACGTCGTCCACGCACACTCGCATCTCTACTTCTCGACGAACCTCGCGGCGCTCGCCCGCCGGTGTGGGGAGACGCCGCTCGCGATCACGAACCACGGCCTCTACTCGCAGAACGCCCCCGAGTGGGTCTTCGACCGGTATCTCCGGACGGTCGGCCGGTGGACGTTCGATCAGGCGGACGTCGTGTTCTGTTACACCGACGTCGAGCGGGCGCGTCTGGAGTCGCTCGGCGTCGAGACCGAGATCTCGGTGGTGCCGAACGGGATCGATACGACGAAGTTCGCCCCCGAAGGGCCGACGAGCGAGCGGATCGACACCGACCGGGAGGCGATCCTGTTCGTCGGCCGGGTCGTCGAGGGAAAGCGTCCCAGGGTCGCCATCGACGCCCTCTCGCAGCTGAACGGCTCGGAGAGACCGGACCTCTACATCTGTGGGGACGGACCGATGCTCAAGGAGCTGCGCGAGTACGCCGAGCGGAGGGGACTGGCCGACCGAGTCGTCTTTCTCGGGCAGGTGGCGTACGACGAGATGCCGGCGCTCTATCGGTCGGGCGACCTCCTCGTGCTGCCGAGCCGTGCGGAGGGCGTCCCGCGCACGGTGCTGGAGGCGATGGCGTCGGAGATACCTGTCGTCTGTTCCTCGCTCGACCAGGTCGAGGGCGTCCTCGGCGGGGCCGGCAAGACCGCACCGGTCGACGACGTCGATGGCTTCACACGCGCGATCGAGTCCTACGTGGGCGATCCCGAAACGCGCGCGAACGCGGGTCTGGTCGGACGAGAGCGGGTGAAAGAGAACCACGAGTGGCGCGAGACCGTCGAGCGGACGACCGACGAACTGGCGCGGATCGCGGACGGTCGTGGTCGGCGACCGG